A region of the Burkholderia pyrrocinia genome:
CCGGTTCACGACGCGGCCCCACGCGAGCGCTTCGTACGCGGCGACCACGCCGGCCTGCCGCGCGGCTTCGGCGAGCGCGCCGAGCTGGTCGACGAGCAGCCCGTCGTCCGCGATCGTGTCGGCCGACACGTTGCTGCAGACGAGGATGCGGTCGGTGCCGAGCGCGTGCATCACGTCGAACTTGCGCTTGATTCGATCGAGGTTGCGCGCGAGCTGTGCCGCACTCACGCCCTCGAAATCGCGAAACGGCTGGAACAGCACGATGTCGAGGCCGAGATCGGCGGCCATGCGCCGGACGTCGGCGGGCGATCCGTCGAAGTAGACGAGGTCGTTTTCGAAGATTTCGACGCCGTCGAAGCCTGCGGCCTGGATGGCGGCGAGCTTCTCGGCGAGCGTGCCGGACAGTGACACGGTGGCGATCGAGCGCTGCATGGGGCGATTCCTGCGGATGAGCGGGGCGTGGCGTCGGTCGAACCGGCCCTGAATGAACCAGTCGTTGAGTTCCGGGCACACGCCATATCCCGAATTTACTGGGTAAGTGAGACGAATTATACAAACTAACTAGGTGGTACAAATTAGCGAAAACCCGAAAAGACATCGAGCTTGCGCAAGCGCACACTAGCGCCAAATCTTGACGTCAGGGGGCGGAGTCGGCTAACGATTCGCCCCCGTTTCTGGAGCAAAATCACATGAGCAAGCACAAGGTGCTGGTGCTGAACGGCCCGAACCTGAATCTGCTGGGGACGCGCGAGCCCCACATCTACGGCGCGGAAACGCTCGCCGACGTCGAGCAGCGCTGCCGCGCGGCGGCCGACGGGCTCGGGCTGGAAATCGACTTCCGCCAGTCGAACGCCGAGCACGAACTGATCGACTGGCTGCATGCCGCGCGTCACGACACGCACGGCATCGTGATCAACCCGGCCGCCTATACGCATACGTCGGTGGCGCTGGCCGATGCGCTTTCCGCGATCGCGAAGCCGGTGATCGAAGTGCATATCTCGAACGTGCATCGCCGCGAGGCGTTCCGCCACCATTCCTATGTGTCGGCGGTCGCCGAAGCCGTGATCTGCGGCTGCGGCACCGAAGGCTACGTGTTCGCGCTGCAGCGTCTGTCGACGCTGTTTGCGCAGGGAGCCGCGCGATGAGCCGCCCGTCGTTTCTGATCGGCCTGATCGGCCAGGGTATCGGCGGTTCGCTGTCGCCCGCGATGCACGAGGAAGAGGGATTCCGCCAGGGCTTCGGCTACGTCTACCGGCGCATCGATCTCGACGCGCTCGGCGTGACCGTCGACGCGCTGCCGCAACTGCTCGATGCCGCGCAGCGGATGGGCTACAACGGCCTCAACATC
Encoded here:
- the aroQ gene encoding type II 3-dehydroquinate dehydratase, which produces MSKHKVLVLNGPNLNLLGTREPHIYGAETLADVEQRCRAAADGLGLEIDFRQSNAEHELIDWLHAARHDTHGIVINPAAYTHTSVALADALSAIAKPVIEVHISNVHRREAFRHHSYVSAVAEAVICGCGTEGYVFALQRLSTLFAQGAAR